In Deferribacteraceae bacterium V6Fe1, one genomic interval encodes:
- a CDS encoding cbb3-type cytochrome c oxidase subunit I: protein MNDYRYDYETVKGFILSAIFWGVIGLVAGLWISAQMWDASLNIPPYFNFGRLRTFHTNVLAYGLGIGAEFGVFYYLVIRLTKRPLLFPKLARFHLWLFNVGIAIAGVTLLLGWNQSLEYAEFEWPIDIAIVILWVIFAINILGTIIKRKEEQMYISLWYIIATIITVAILYIVNNLSIPAGLDKSYHLYAGVNSANVEWWYGHNAVGFLFTTPILAMFYYFLPKSTGLPIYSHRLSIISFWSLIFAYLWTGAHHLVYTPLPDWIQTLGIAFTLFLIAPSWGSVVNGYFTVESDWSVMKNNYLTKFFIAGITFYGLQTIQGPSQGIRVISSLIHYTDWVPGHVHMGTMGWVTMTICASVYYIIPHIYKTEIYSIKLANAHFWLVLIGQLAFSITMWITGVQQGAMWKMTNPDGTLKYTFMEGLLRNYPYWELRTLAGIVFVIGMLLFIYNVMMTIKKGKAELETKLQAASATA, encoded by the coding sequence ATGAATGACTACCGTTACGACTATGAAACGGTGAAAGGTTTTATTTTATCTGCAATTTTTTGGGGTGTCATTGGCCTTGTGGCCGGACTTTGGATTTCCGCCCAGATGTGGGATGCAAGTCTTAATATCCCGCCATACTTCAATTTTGGCAGACTTAGGACATTTCACACAAATGTATTAGCCTACGGTCTTGGTATTGGAGCCGAATTCGGTGTTTTTTATTACTTGGTAATAAGACTTACAAAGCGTCCGCTGCTTTTTCCAAAGTTGGCCAGATTTCACCTGTGGCTTTTTAATGTCGGTATCGCCATTGCAGGGGTTACACTTCTTTTAGGGTGGAACCAATCTTTGGAGTATGCAGAATTTGAGTGGCCAATAGATATTGCAATTGTTATCTTATGGGTAATTTTTGCTATAAATATCTTAGGTACAATTATCAAAAGAAAGGAAGAACAAATGTACATCTCCCTATGGTATATAATTGCTACCATCATAACTGTTGCAATACTTTATATTGTTAACAATCTTTCCATCCCTGCAGGGCTTGATAAATCTTACCATCTATATGCCGGAGTCAACAGCGCAAATGTTGAGTGGTGGTATGGGCACAATGCCGTGGGCTTTCTCTTTACTACACCTATACTTGCTATGTTTTACTACTTTTTACCTAAATCTACAGGTCTCCCTATTTACAGTCACAGATTATCCATCATATCATTTTGGTCACTAATTTTTGCTTATCTCTGGACAGGTGCACACCACCTTGTTTATACACCTCTTCCAGATTGGATTCAAACGCTTGGTATTGCTTTCACGCTCTTTTTGATAGCACCTTCTTGGGGTAGTGTTGTAAACGGCTACTTTACGGTTGAATCCGACTGGTCTGTAATGAAAAATAATTATTTGACCAAATTTTTCATAGCAGGGATAACATTCTACGGACTTCAAACCATACAGGGTCCATCTCAAGGTATCAGAGTAATAAGCTCTTTGATTCACTATACCGACTGGGTCCCTGGGCATGTCCATATGGGAACTATGGGCTGGGTAACGATGACAATTTGCGCTTCTGTTTATTATATAATCCCCCACATATATAAAACTGAAATATATAGTATAAAACTCGCAAATGCACACTTTTGGCTTGTGTTAATAGGGCAGCTTGCATTTTCCATTACAATGTGGATTACGGGTGTTCAGCAGGGTGCCATGTGGAAGATGACAAACCCTGATGGAACACTTAAATATACATTTATGGAAGGTCTTCTTAGAAACTACCCATATTGGGAACTTAGAACTCTTGCGGGAATAGTATTTGTAATCGGAATGTTGCTTTTTATTTACAACGTAATGATGACAATCAAAAAAGGGAAAGCAGAGCTTGAAACAAAATTACAAGCTGCTTCTGCTACGGCGTAA